A single region of the Pyricularia oryzae 70-15 chromosome 4, whole genome shotgun sequence genome encodes:
- a CDS encoding 60S ribosomal protein L29 encodes MAKSKNSSQHNQSRKAHRNGIKKPKTSRYPSLKGTDPKFRRNHRHALHGTAKAIKEFKEGKRETA; translated from the exons ATGGCCA AGTCAAAGAACTCGTCTCAGCACAACCAGTCGCGGAAGGCTCACCGCAACGG TATTAAGAAGCCCAAGACCTCAAGGTACCCCTCGCTCAAGGGTACCGACCCCAAGTTCCGCCGTAACCACAGGCACGCGCTGCACGGAACGGCCAAGGCTATT AAGGAGTTCAAGGAGGGCAAGCGGGAGACGGCCTGA